TCCCTACTATAAGCTacggttgccatggcaacgctgGGGGAAATTAGGTGTTAAAGGAGTATCTTGTTATGCACAAAAGCACAATGCACCAGtaatttggatttgtttgaaAGTTAGAAGTAGATATCCACAGTCATCTGAGTGTGAAACATTGTATGCTTGAGtgtttttatagtatattatGACATTTCATTATATTACACTATAAAAACACTGTAgcttatgtatttgtgtgtattattttatattatacatatatttaatatgtaaaataccAAAGCATAAATTTTAGCAGCCTGCTTTAATAACACCTTCCCAGCATCTGAAAAGATCCCACTCCTATATGTGGGACTGCAGCCTCAGCGCCCTGGGTGGAATTTAGAGACAGAGTGATGATTTCAAAGGAAGCTTATTCAGCTGTAACAATCCGATGAGGAATTCAGTCTCAGGTGGTGCTGGAAGTTTGCAGTCGGTCTCTGAGCAGAGGGATTTTCTAACCTCTATTTATTTCCTTTAAGCTTCCCTGCAtctaacaaaaaaatcatttgcaGTTTCAAGATGTGTTtattgtgtatatactgtatacatcaaATAGATTCAATAATTTTAAGAACTATCTGCAGAACAGCAGCTCTATCACTAACCTGTCAAAGTCATTGGGTTGGAGTTATATGAAGCATCACCATTTAGTTGCAGAAAGTATCACGCTGTTATTACACCATGTTCCCAACTTTTGGAGGTTGTTTGTGATATAATATCAGACGTGAGGATTTTCTAGGCCCTGCAGGGAAGTTCATCAGATTTTAGCTGGTAGATGGGTCTATCACGAAACTTTTCTGGGCTAGTGCACTGAAGTCTTCGCAGAGGAGAGTGATTAGCCCTTGTCTGGGCTATGTAATGTACCAGCGAGTTGATACTGCAGTCACATTTCCATGGGCTGTCATGCAGAAACACCTCCTTCAAACCTGAATCAATCAGAGATGTCATTACAATTAACATCCTCTTCTCTGCTAGCAATTATGATAATTAGGTTATCTAGAATTTtccgtttatttttatttgatatatttaattagtttaagaTGTTGTTTCAATGATAAAAATGTACTGCACTCCATCTAgctcaaaattattcaaaatgtttacTGTTGAGGGCCAAAAATCaaactatattattaaaattaatataagaaaatcaactatatttctttacatttcaaataaaaaaagataaaacaaaaacagaaaataaaaagaagatattcttGCATGTGTTTTTCGTATTTCcgtatttgttttttgtgatatgACATGGTGGGCCAAATCAAAGGGCATTACTGGCCAATTTTGGCTCATAGTTTGAGCATTTCTGGTCTAAGCATGTCTTATGTAAACACCCCCTAAGAAACAATTCCGAACAGGGACGGGGGACCTCAAACTAGCCTAATAACATTCAGTTTCCTTAGAACCGCTAGCTAACTAGTCATTCAGGCAACCAACATACTAGCTGATTTTAAAAGTCCTACTTCTTACCTTGCATGTTGGCTAGCATGTCTCCATCAATAGCATGAAGTCGATTTCCACTTAAGCCCACGTGAGAAAGTTTAGGTGTGTGGCGGAAAACGTCAGCTGGCAGACTTTCAATTTCATTCTTTCTCACATAGAGCTCCTGCAGGTTGGAAAGACATTCTAGTGTGGCTGCGGTAAGTGTGGAGAGAAAATTGTTGTCTAGCACCAGCATCTCAAGATCAATCAGGGGCGCAAAGGTCCCAGCTTGGATATTATTCAGCTTGTTGATGCCCAAACTGAGAAAAAACAGTCCTTCAAGTCCGACAAAGGCTTTGGATGAGATGTTTTGGATGTGGTTCACGGCTAGATCCAGGACTTTGAGGGCAATCAGAGGCTTAAATGCATTTGGTGGGAGAGCAGTAAGGGCGTTCAGGGGCAGATCCAGCTCTGAGAGGTTCCTCATGCCAATGAATATGTTAGGTTTCAGGGTAGCTATCTGATTCTGGCCCAGCATGAGAAAGCGTAGGTTTAGGAGATCTTTGAAGCCCTTCTCTGGGAGTTTGGACATTCGGTTTCCTTGCAGATTCAGAAGCATCAGTCGCTGGGCACCAGCAAATGCTTGAGGGTGTATTGATTTGATTGAGTTTTGCTCTAAGTTTACACTCTCGATTTTTGGGACAGAGCGCAGGATGTTGGCTGGGAGGTCCTGCAGTAAATTTTCACCttgaaaataagaaacaaaaggaAGCGAAAGAGGAGGGTTTAATTAGTGGTGTTGAAGTAAACATATACTTTGGGTAAGGaatttaaacaaacaatagaGTGAAACAGTTGAGTTCCAGAAGAAAAAATCCCATTCCTTTTCTCCATAGGGGAAGTGGTTTTTAATCAATAACCTATGGGAGAAACCTAAAGGAAAAATACTTTTGGAAGCTGAAAAAGTGGACAGCACCACTACACTCTATACAGACAATACCTAAAATTCTGCAGCTGATTTACACAGATTTTGAATGAGGAGCCATATCTAGACACCAGAATATCAAAGAGACTTGAGGGTGTGTTGACACAGTTTTGAGTTTTGAGGCAAGCACCTAGCAGCCACCAAAAATACCCTAacaactccttagcaaccacaaaGTGCACCCTATTAATGCTCTAATAACCATTTCAAATATCTTTGCAATGGCCTTGCAAAAATCTATAACAACCTAGCATCATTGTGGTGACTATCATCTACATTTTCTTCAGATGTAAAAACCTACTTATTCACTTAAGAGAATATCTCTCCTAAATGACCATTCTATATTGTAATATACCTCACAAATTACTACACAGGTTTTAGCCCAAGTGAGAGGTTTGTATCTGAGCACTGGGACAGGAATAATAACTAACAGACTAACAGTGAAGAAGaattaccatggtaaccacattAACCATCAAATTAccataattattgtaatttattgtatgtattgtttatctggttttagctggtttccTGACCTTATGACCTGAAAAGTAAAAAACCCATATAAACTGATCAAATATTCCAGCTAACCACAGTAAGCTGGTGCAGGTTTAAGTTTTTGTACACTAatgtacactacttttcaaagATTTGGAGTCAAGTTTTGAAAAACCCTTCTCATATACATGCCAAGAccacatttaattgatcaaaaacacagtaaaaacattaatattgtctAATATTAATCAGTGGAATATGGCTACATGAAGATCCATGATTTATGAAGtgtttaatttattacatatattttcttGTTCCTTTATATTTCATCATGAGGGTTAGTACTAAGAACATGTCTTCCTTAAAAAAGTTAGCAGTCTCTCCTCATCAGTTTTAAGGATCCATGTGTCCAGAGGGAGTTTAGGTGGGATGCTGTCAAGTACCTTCTTTTGACAATTGACTTCAGTCTTTTCCGTACTGGATTTCTGGCTGCATTTACAAGCACTGGGGCAGTTTTCCACGGCCTCCGCAACCCACAGCCACAGCACGGCTAACCCTGCAACCAGCTTCATatccctgaaaacacacaaagTCAGTGATTTAATTATGTCATAATCCTACTGAAAAGAGCATTAGGAGTATTACTGCAAAAAGAAACCCACATATTGCTTCAAAATGGACATAATGTTTGTATTAGATGCAAATCGCTCATGCAGACTTACCTTGTGACCAGATGCTTAAAAGGACTTGAATGTCTAAATGCTGTAGTAGGTCTGTGCTCAGATAAAGTCTGAAATGAGCCGAAATGTTTAGCAAAAAAGTGTAAGCTCTGTAAAACCTCCCAGAACAGCATGTTGGTGAGAAAAATGACATGCATAGATCACGACAGGCTCCCTGCCAAATGAACTCCAGCGTCCCTAGAGAGAAATATGTGGGCATGTGTTTTTGCATGGGTGTGTGAATTCACAGGGCACCTTATGCACGGCTTTGATTGTTTAACTTGGCAGAGGTATGGCCTGGTTCACAGCAGATTGATGTCACTGTTATATCAGCGAGCACACATGATAATAGGGCAGGTCGGTGAACACAAGTGATCATTGGAGGCGCCACAACCGCTCTGCCCTCTGAGAGCCTGCTGAGCTGATAAGGACAAAGACCTCATACATCTTCCCCCTTGGGCTTTTCTTGGCATTGTCCGCCAGGATTAACAGTAAGCGGGAGTCACAGTTTCTCAGTTTCTTGCGAGCATCATCAGTGTCACTCTCGTTTTACACTTTGAAAGAAGAGGGCTGGCTGCAGGAAATGCGCAGACCTCTAGAGATGTTATAATGGCTGCGTCTTTAAGTTTGACGCGTCTGCTCACCGAGATGATTTTATTGTGCGATAAAGATGAAAGCTCTTTCCAACAGCAACACAATATGCAAGCCATCTGGAGCAGCATAATTATAATTTCTCCAGCTCCAAGCTGAGAAAAACCGACGCACCACCTCTCGCCACCCAAAAAGAGGAGCAGTCAgagcttataaaaaataaattaaaaaataaataaacgtctGTGTGATTCTGATAAATAGGAATGTGTTAATGCCACATTTGTtgtttaactattattaatttctgtatcaagtaaacaaaaacaaaaaacagctagAAAAATCAAAGTTTGAGGTACATTTCATGCTCGCTTTCATTGGGTTTGTGAAACAGCTATACATGCCCACTACTTTCAACATCTGTGAACTCCCTCCCACCCCCAATCAGATGGATGTGCTCTTGCAAAATTAAACTGCATCTCGAATGCATTTCTCAACGCACTACAGCTCCGCTTTCATGCACTGTCAGCGATGCCAAAGAGTACCAAAGCTGGACAAATTCCTATAATTTCCAGTGCTGTAATAAATTGCAAATGGACTCAATCAACCGGAGCATGCTGCAGAAAAGAACACAAAGACTGAAGACAAAACCACATATTACTAGAGGTCACATACTGTCTCAGATTTATGTCCACCTCCAATGCTTGGGCTCTATTAAAAATGCCCATCTTGCTCTGTATGAGAGGAAACAATGGGCAACCTTTATATCAGTCCCTGGTGAGTTATTATGATAAATGAACTCGGCTTGGAGTGTGTATCCTCTCCATATGCAACTATGAAACACAACTGagcatatttttaaatcagtttcatATGAATGAACAACATTTCACTTCAATCAAATGGTTTTTTATACAGTCACAGAAATTATGTGATAAACATTTGTTAAACTCTTAAAAAATTGTCAGAGGAAAGAAGAAAATCTAGTTGAAAAGTTAGAAGTACTTCACACAGATCCAGACTAACAGATGCTGTCTCTAATAAAGCACAATTTAGCATGACACCAAAACCAATTATCTTTCTAATGTGCACATTCATTTGTTGCGCACTGGCCAAGGAATGAAACGGTTTCATGCATCAGTCACTTCAGTCATTTCCCTTGATGAGAGAAGTGATAATTTGACACTAGATCCTTCACCCCAGGAGCCCAAAATAAACATCCTTATGCCAGCTGACCTATCACAGAGCAACCCTTACATCAACTGTACAGCACATTGCTGACATCTAGTGCTAGACTGTAGCTAATGCATAAGAATTATCACTGATGAGTCTGACCTCTCACGCATCCGCAGGAGTCCAGTATGGGGACAGGCCCTAAGTAAAGGAATAAAAATGAGACTAATCATTGTTAACTTACCCTTCAAAATGAATCGTTTAAAAACCACCAAATTTTGAATGATCAACAGAATGAACTAAACGAATCTGTCAAGAGTATCTACTGAATCAACAAATGACTCACTTAAGGAACTGATCCAGAGGGCTACTAAACGAGTCTGCTGTGCCACAAagtaagcaaaaataaaaaaaaatataaaaaaaaaaatgataaaaagattttacataacttgctacataaataaatacaaaaacgtacctacataaaataaaacaattaaaaaatccttgacgaataaaacataaaaaaagacactACACTacatatgtaggctatatatctatatatggtAATTTGCAGTGACTCTAGTATGCCCCAAATGAATGAAGGTGTGTGTGTCggatgtacaggtgcatctcaataaattagaatgtcgttgaaaagttcatttcagtaattaaactcaaattgcgaaactcgtgtattaaataaattcaatgcacacagactgaagtagtttaagtctttggttcttttaattgtgatgattttggctcacatttaataaaaacccaccaaaaatcaacaaatcagaatacttcataagagcaataaaaaaaaataaaaaaaaaataaaaaaaaaaccttttttaggGGAATgtttggccttctggaaagtatgtttatttattgtacatgtactcaatacttggtaggggctccttttgctttaattactgcctcaattcggcgtggcatggaggtgatcagtttgtggcactgctgaggtggtatggaaggtggataatgcattttttggtctctcgTTTCTCATTTTTTCCTGactcaggtctggtgagtttgctggccagtcaagcacaccaacaccatggtcatttaaccaacttttggtgcttttggcagtgtgagcaggtgccaaatcctgctggaaaatgaaatcagcatcttcaaaaagctggtcagcagaaggaagcatgaagtgctttcAAAATTTCCTGGTAAACGGgtacagtgactttggttttcagaaaacacaatggaccaacacaagcagatgacattgcaccccaaatcatcacagactgtggaaacataacactggacttcaagcaacttgggctatgagcgttctccacccttcctccagactctaggaccttgctttccaaatgaaatacaaaacttgctctcatctgaaaaaaggactttggaccactgggcaacagtccagttcttcttctccttagcccaggtacgatgcctctgacgttgtcttaGGTTCAGCAGTtgtttaacaagaggaatacgacaactgtagccaaattccttgacacatctgtgtgtggtggctcttgatgcgttgaccccagcctcagtccattccttgtgaagttcactcaaattcttgaatcctttttgcttgacaatcctcataaagctgtggttctcttggttggttgtgcatctttttcttccacacaactttctgttaacatgcttggatacagcactctgtgaacagccagcttcttcggcattgaatgtttgtggcttatcctccttgtggagggtgtcagtaattgtcttccccatgattgtgtagcctagtgaaccaaacagaccattttgaaggctcaggaaacctttgcagttgttttgagttgattagctgattggcatgtcatcaTATTCTAATTTCTTgagagccaaaatcatcacaattaaaagaaccaaagacttaaactacctcagtctgtgtgcattgaatttaatacacaaatttcacaatttgagttgaattactgaaataaattaacttttccacgacattttaatttattgagatgcacctgtataggCCTAATTTGAGACTTGTGACTTGCATTAATATCCATCAGTTTGTGCAGGGCTGGGATCTAAAGTGATGaaattgtacaataaaaaataaaagacatgaggTATGTTGTATTTACTGTGGGATGTTAAATGTCATTCAAAACTGTCATTCTTACAGAATTATGttactaccttttttttttttacttttatgtaataTTGCATCCTGCCaaaatatgaattttgaagcctttACAAATAGTCTACATTTAGGGAAGAGCAATGGAACATTTAATACAGTTTATGATAACCTTCTTTTCTTGTTTTGATGATACATTGATCAGTTACAAATCACCTGACCAGAGAGTGTGGAATTATTGACAGGAAAAAAGGATAATGGAATGGAATAAAAACAGGATGGTAAACAATAGACTTAGGCTGaggatacacggggcaactttctTTGAGAAATGTTGCATGTGCACTTTCACATTGAGAGTGAATAACAAATGTCTATCTATATACTTTAGATCAGTCGTCGGCCCGGTCTCATCTGGTTGCCCGTTGGCAGCAACATttctcaaaaagttgccccgagTATCATAAGCTTAACATCTCACTAGGAATTTAGGCTCAACAGTCAAAATTAATGCAACATTAAATAtctaccaataaataaataaataaataagtaaatatatatatatatataaaaagcatctAATCTGTACATTTCATTTTGTGGCAAGACATGTGGCAGACAGTTTTTCTAGAGTGGTTTAATTTATAATGGGTatttaaaaaatggcatttttacagaaattgctCATCAGATAACAAAATTTAACAAAAGTGAACACTCATTTAACCAGATAAATAGTAACATTGTACAATGCTTCTTTTCACTGCGATAAAGTAAAAGCTCATCTTAGCTATAAATACTTTTCAAACTCTCATTAGGACAAATGTTATGCCCACAAGTGATATACTTGCGTAAAAGATAAGTTAAGAAAAGCCTTACATTACACATTCACAGTTGAGCACTGACGTTTTAAATTAAAaccttaatgaaaatgtaaagtgATGCTACCTTCTACAAGATTGAAGTTCATAGCAAAACGTTTCTGTTCACAACACAA
This portion of the Cyprinus carpio isolate SPL01 chromosome A20, ASM1834038v1, whole genome shotgun sequence genome encodes:
- the LOC122149011 gene encoding leucine-rich repeat-containing protein 15-like; this encodes MLLNLQGNRMSKLPEKGFKDLLNLRFLMLGQNQIATLKPNIFIGMRNLSELDLPLNALTALPPNAFKPLIALKVLDLAVNHIQNISSKAFVGLEGLFFLSLGINKLNNIQAGTFAPLIDLEMLVLDNNFLSTLTAATLECLSNLQELYVRKNEIESLPADVFRHTPKLSHVGLSGNRLHAIDGDMLANMQGKK